From one Candidatus Methylomirabilota bacterium genomic stretch:
- a CDS encoding GNAT family N-acetyltransferase, which produces MLDIADLWLRHPRCTSGFPMTAHDHEYPSDLERDITLGDGARIHLRAIRPDDEERLISFHDHLTGQTAYQRFFNALRHLPRATAHFLANVDYRRRLALVAEHGEGACRTLVGVARYDCTDQPDIAEIAFVIRDDWQNRGLGTILLEALLTAAAERGIDRFRAYVLASNGRMLDMLTRFTDIRERQTEGGVTELLLTRRPPPSGRRSR; this is translated from the coding sequence CGATGACGGCGCATGACCACGAATACCCGAGCGATCTCGAACGTGACATCACGCTCGGCGATGGAGCTCGGATCCACCTGCGAGCGATCAGACCGGACGATGAGGAGCGCTTGATCTCCTTTCACGATCACCTTACCGGGCAGACCGCCTACCAGCGCTTCTTCAACGCCTTGAGGCATCTGCCGCGCGCCACGGCTCACTTCCTCGCCAACGTGGACTACCGGCGGCGGCTCGCGCTGGTCGCCGAGCATGGAGAAGGCGCTTGCCGCACGCTGGTGGGCGTTGCCCGCTATGACTGCACTGACCAGCCGGACATCGCCGAGATCGCCTTCGTGATCAGGGACGACTGGCAGAACCGCGGGCTCGGCACGATCCTGCTGGAGGCCCTCTTGACGGCGGCGGCAGAGCGCGGGATCGACCGGTTCCGTGCCTACGTCCTGGCCTCCAATGGACGGATGCTCGACATGTTGACTCGCTTCACCGATATCCGCGAGCGCCAGACCGAAGGGGGCGTGACCGAGCTCCTCCTCACCCGCCGTCCTCCTCCGAGCGGCCGGCGCTCACGCTAG